The following proteins are encoded in a genomic region of Drosophila miranda strain MSH22 chromosome 4, D.miranda_PacBio2.1, whole genome shotgun sequence:
- the LOC108163209 gene encoding beta-1,4-glucuronyltransferase 1 isoform X2 yields the protein MRFEPLGQKMFSRRNWLLRCSILINIAVILYIGSQLMIGGGNNFANGGSFMLQEQQQPVVSALQMAAASQGPQQPPQQQPSAKSRDLAEIFEAEERLLANADATGAAAAAAEAAAAAAQAAAPQAPEIAPVIPANDSGGAPMVNDPSQVIGNIGAGGIGVPNPPNPELNNTQSDGYIVTGDEKELEERVRSLINCYDRDYHQQTLQRGDFWVLQNYVRAEHGEIKCHESITYTTHADYTFLDNLIPLLERWNAPVSIAMHAPGTDFQPTVDSIRYLRECLPGSHLVRAYTTFHIYFGTKHIPRAVPKPHDVFKTGYNCTLPAPYFNITSGHLYKAQKKLLYPVNVGRNIARDSALTHFILASDIELYPNPGLVKKFLEMIARNEQYLRRKAPRVFPLAIFEVEESSPVPHDKTELQEFLRTGKAIPFHKRVCASCHGVPKSKEWMSANETDELSVFHIGKRTGYYVHWEPIYIGTHADPHYDERLSWEGKSDKMPQGYALCVLDYEFHILDNAFLVHKPGIKVLKKDNRRAMLSGKTNQLIRKIIYPELKIMYGMRRGCAI from the exons ATGCGCTTTGAGCCTTTGGGCCAGAAAATGTTCTCGCGACGTAATTGGCTGCTGCGCTGCAGCATTCTCATAAATATTGCCGTCATTTTGTACATTGGCAGTCAGCTGATGATTGGCGGCGGCAATAACTTCGCCAATGGCGGCAGCTTTATGCTgcaggaacagcagcagcctgtGGTGTCGGCCTTGCAAATGGCAGCCGCGTCACAAGGCCCGCAGCAACCGCCGCAACAGCAGCCCAGTGCCAAGAGTCGGGAT CTAGCGGAGATCTTTGAAGCGGAGGAGCGACTGCTGGCCAATGCGGACGCCACAGgtgccgcagcagcagcggcagaggcggcgGCAGCTGCAGCACAAGCAGCGGCACCCCAAGCGCCGGAGATTGCTCCTGTAATTCCTGCCAATGACAGCGGTGGAGCACCCATGGTGAACGATCCCTCCCAGGTTATTGGGAACATTGGGGCAGGAGGCATCGGGGTGCCTAATCCTCCAAATCCAGAGCTCAACAACACACAATCCGATGGCTACATCGTCACCGGCGACGAGAAGGAGCTGGAGGAGCGTGTGAGATCGCTGATCAATTGCTACGATCGCGACTACCATCAGCAGACGCTGCAGCGCGGCGACTTCTGGGTCCTGCAGAACTACGTGCGGGCGGAGCACGGCGAAATCAAGTGCCACGAATCTATCACATACACCACCCACGCGGATTACACGTTCCTCGACAACCTCATCCCCCTGCTGGAGCGTTGGAATGCCCCCGTGAGCATAGCCATGCATGCGCCGGGCACGGATTTCCAGCCCACAGTGGACTCCATTCGGTATCTGAGGGAATGTCTGCCGGGGAGCCATCTGGTGCGTGCCTACACCACTTTTCACATTTACTTTGGCACCAAACACATACCCAGGGCTGTGCCCAAGCCGCACGACGTCTTCAAGACCGGCTACAACTGCACCCTGCCGGCGCCGTACTTCAACATAACATCGGGACACCTGTACAAGGCGCAGAAGAAGCTCTTGTACCCGGTGAATGTGGGCCGGAATATAGCACGCGATTCGGCCCTGACGCACTTTATCCTAGCCTCGGATATTGAGCTGTACCCGAATCCGGGCTTGGTCAAGAAGTTCCTTGAAATGATTGCTCGAAACGAGCAGTATTTAAGGAGAAAGGCGCCAAG AGTATTTCCACTTGCCATATTCGAGGTGGAGGAGAGTTCTCCTGTCCCTCATGACAAGACAGAGCTGCAGGAGTTCCTTCGCACGGGCAAAGCGATACCCTTCCATAAACGAGTCTGCGCAAGCTGTCACGGTGTTCCCAAGTCCAAGGAATGGATGTCTGCCAATGAAACAGATGAATTGAGTGTGTTTCACATAG GGAAACGCACTGGTTACTATGTCCATTGGGAGCCCATCTATATTGGAACCCATGCGGATCCGCACTACGATGAGCGGCTTAGTTGGGAGGGCAAGAGTGACAAGATGCCACAG GGCTATGCTCTGTGCGTCTTGGATTACGAGTTCCATATCCTGGATAATGCATTTCTGGTGCATAAACCCGGCATCAAAGTGCTGAAAAAGGATAACCGACGTGCCATGTTGTCGGGCAAGACGAATCAGCTGATACGAAAGATCATTTATCCCGAACTGAAGATCATGTACGGCATGCGCAGGGGATGTGCGATATAG
- the LOC108163209 gene encoding beta-1,4-glucuronyltransferase 1 isoform X1 translates to MDMESPKSYNMRFEPLGQKMFSRRNWLLRCSILINIAVILYIGSQLMIGGGNNFANGGSFMLQEQQQPVVSALQMAAASQGPQQPPQQQPSAKSRDLAEIFEAEERLLANADATGAAAAAAEAAAAAAQAAAPQAPEIAPVIPANDSGGAPMVNDPSQVIGNIGAGGIGVPNPPNPELNNTQSDGYIVTGDEKELEERVRSLINCYDRDYHQQTLQRGDFWVLQNYVRAEHGEIKCHESITYTTHADYTFLDNLIPLLERWNAPVSIAMHAPGTDFQPTVDSIRYLRECLPGSHLVRAYTTFHIYFGTKHIPRAVPKPHDVFKTGYNCTLPAPYFNITSGHLYKAQKKLLYPVNVGRNIARDSALTHFILASDIELYPNPGLVKKFLEMIARNEQYLRRKAPRVFPLAIFEVEESSPVPHDKTELQEFLRTGKAIPFHKRVCASCHGVPKSKEWMSANETDELSVFHIGKRTGYYVHWEPIYIGTHADPHYDERLSWEGKSDKMPQGYALCVLDYEFHILDNAFLVHKPGIKVLKKDNRRAMLSGKTNQLIRKIIYPELKIMYGMRRGCAI, encoded by the exons ATGGACATGGAGTCCCCCAAGAG CTACAACATGCGCTTTGAGCCTTTGGGCCAGAAAATGTTCTCGCGACGTAATTGGCTGCTGCGCTGCAGCATTCTCATAAATATTGCCGTCATTTTGTACATTGGCAGTCAGCTGATGATTGGCGGCGGCAATAACTTCGCCAATGGCGGCAGCTTTATGCTgcaggaacagcagcagcctgtGGTGTCGGCCTTGCAAATGGCAGCCGCGTCACAAGGCCCGCAGCAACCGCCGCAACAGCAGCCCAGTGCCAAGAGTCGGGAT CTAGCGGAGATCTTTGAAGCGGAGGAGCGACTGCTGGCCAATGCGGACGCCACAGgtgccgcagcagcagcggcagaggcggcgGCAGCTGCAGCACAAGCAGCGGCACCCCAAGCGCCGGAGATTGCTCCTGTAATTCCTGCCAATGACAGCGGTGGAGCACCCATGGTGAACGATCCCTCCCAGGTTATTGGGAACATTGGGGCAGGAGGCATCGGGGTGCCTAATCCTCCAAATCCAGAGCTCAACAACACACAATCCGATGGCTACATCGTCACCGGCGACGAGAAGGAGCTGGAGGAGCGTGTGAGATCGCTGATCAATTGCTACGATCGCGACTACCATCAGCAGACGCTGCAGCGCGGCGACTTCTGGGTCCTGCAGAACTACGTGCGGGCGGAGCACGGCGAAATCAAGTGCCACGAATCTATCACATACACCACCCACGCGGATTACACGTTCCTCGACAACCTCATCCCCCTGCTGGAGCGTTGGAATGCCCCCGTGAGCATAGCCATGCATGCGCCGGGCACGGATTTCCAGCCCACAGTGGACTCCATTCGGTATCTGAGGGAATGTCTGCCGGGGAGCCATCTGGTGCGTGCCTACACCACTTTTCACATTTACTTTGGCACCAAACACATACCCAGGGCTGTGCCCAAGCCGCACGACGTCTTCAAGACCGGCTACAACTGCACCCTGCCGGCGCCGTACTTCAACATAACATCGGGACACCTGTACAAGGCGCAGAAGAAGCTCTTGTACCCGGTGAATGTGGGCCGGAATATAGCACGCGATTCGGCCCTGACGCACTTTATCCTAGCCTCGGATATTGAGCTGTACCCGAATCCGGGCTTGGTCAAGAAGTTCCTTGAAATGATTGCTCGAAACGAGCAGTATTTAAGGAGAAAGGCGCCAAG AGTATTTCCACTTGCCATATTCGAGGTGGAGGAGAGTTCTCCTGTCCCTCATGACAAGACAGAGCTGCAGGAGTTCCTTCGCACGGGCAAAGCGATACCCTTCCATAAACGAGTCTGCGCAAGCTGTCACGGTGTTCCCAAGTCCAAGGAATGGATGTCTGCCAATGAAACAGATGAATTGAGTGTGTTTCACATAG GGAAACGCACTGGTTACTATGTCCATTGGGAGCCCATCTATATTGGAACCCATGCGGATCCGCACTACGATGAGCGGCTTAGTTGGGAGGGCAAGAGTGACAAGATGCCACAG GGCTATGCTCTGTGCGTCTTGGATTACGAGTTCCATATCCTGGATAATGCATTTCTGGTGCATAAACCCGGCATCAAAGTGCTGAAAAAGGATAACCGACGTGCCATGTTGTCGGGCAAGACGAATCAGCTGATACGAAAGATCATTTATCCCGAACTGAAGATCATGTACGGCATGCGCAGGGGATGTGCGATATAG